A genomic segment from Diospyros lotus cultivar Yz01 chromosome 5, ASM1463336v1, whole genome shotgun sequence encodes:
- the LOC127801576 gene encoding growth-regulating factor 9, with translation MQPKPLIPDSGKGGGGGKTRWERGKVKEKDHAGGEGSPSIKLGLGIGASGVTKQQGKCGFTLAQWYEFQQQAIICKYIVSGLVVPFYLVLPIWKSVARCFGSANGGIYNHFPSFIGFNLQDFHCKGEMDPEPGRCRRTDGKKWRCSRDVVPNQKYCERHMHRGCQRSRKHVAASVIASQPGTSIDACKTTKTSNSGDITSTKSNLSISSPVDFEFATPSSNTGTNSSATASPTTNSVSDFSRNGNIVVSKLASSTATIPLACYGSNDNIIAGVLSPSAENNRNNNVHVDVKDASYGHLDNRSNINRSSKGVKNSGDGNFAGPGFGSSANGAQQGLGRGSSTWVDNGHGEGTGFRRCRRTDGKKWQCSREVLPDGKYCERHVNRGRGAKKFVVHYQQPIPIHSVSLAPPPLAIPKTAVIPSTADTRMNVDIGLSIAVAASPAPITSDESSDATTITDEISTFSHLVAASP, from the exons ATGCAGCCTAAACCGCTCATTCCCGACTCTG GAAAAGGCGGTGGTGGAGGGAAGACCAGATGGGAAAGGGGGAAGGTTAAAGAGAAGGATCACGCCGGCGGCGAAGGGTCGCCGTCCATCAAGCTTGGGCTCGGGATTGGAGCAAGCGGCGTGACCAAACAACAGGGGAAGTGTGGGTTCACGCTGGCGCAGTGGTATGAGTTCCAGCAGCAGGCTATCATATGCAAGTACATAGTCTCTGGCCTCGTTGTGCCCTTTTACCTTGTTCTCCCCATCTGGAAGAGTGTTGCCAGGTGCTTTGGCTCTGCTAATGGTGGAATCTATAATCATTTCCCAAGTT TTATAGGATTCAATCTTCAGGACTTTCATTGTAAGGGTGAGATGGATCCAGAACCAGGGAGGTGTAGAAGAACTGACGGGAAGAAGTGGCGATGCAGCAGGGATGTTGTTCCCAATCAGAAATACTGTGAGAGGCACATGCATAGAGGGTGCCAGCGTTCAAGAAAGCATGTGGCAGCTTCTGTCATTGCTTCACAACCTGGTACATCCATTGATGCCTGCAAAACCACAAAAACATCCAATTCCGGTGACATTACTAGTACAAAGAGCAACCTTTCAATTTCAAGTCCTGTAGATTTTGAATTTGCTACCCCCTCTTCAAATACCGGCACCAACAGTTCTGCTACGGCATCTCCCACCACCAACTCTGTTAGTGATTTCAGCAGAAATGGTAACATTGTTGTCTCTAAGTTAGCCTCATCCACTGCTACCATCCCCCTAGCTTGCTATGGCAGTAATGATAACATAATTGCCGGTGTCTTGAGTCCTAGTGCTGAAAACAACAGAAACAACAATGTCCATGTTGATGTCAAGGATGCCAGTTATGGTCATCTTGATAACAGGTCCAACATCAATCGAAGCAGCAAAGGTGTAAAAAATTCTGGAGATGGTAACTTTGCTGGTCCTGGATTTGGCTCCTCTGCAAATGGTGCTCAGCAAG GGTTAGGCCGCGGCAGCAGCACCTGGGTCGACAACGGGCATGGGGAAGGAACAGGATTTCGGAGATGCCGAAGAACAGATGGTAAGAAGTGGCAGTGTAGCAGGGAGGTTTTACCGGATGGGAAGTACTGCGAGAGGCACGTTAACAGAGGCAGAGGCGCCAAGAAGTTTGTAGTCCACTATCAGCAGCCCATCCCCATCCACAGTGTTTCCCTTGCCCCCCCTCCCCTTGCCATACCCAAAACTGCTGTTATACCTAGCACTGCTGATACCCGTATGAACGTGGACATCGGCCTCTCCATCGCGGTTGCAGCTAGTCCTGCACCAATTACCAGCGATGAGAGCAGCGATGCCACCACCATCACCGATGAAATCAGCACGTTTTCTCACTTGGTGGCTGCATCTCCGTGA